In Miscanthus floridulus cultivar M001 chromosome 5, ASM1932011v1, whole genome shotgun sequence, one genomic interval encodes:
- the LOC136454852 gene encoding uncharacterized protein yields the protein MNGQVKRTNDMLLQGLKPRIFNRLNKFSTRWVAELLAVLWSLRTTPSQATGYMPFFMVYGSEAILLIDLDYGAPRIRAYDEQRAKAFHEDAMYQLDEARNIALLHLAKFQ from the coding sequence ATGAATGGGCAGGTCAAGCGCACAAAcgacatgctcctacagggcctcaagcctaggatctttaaccggttgaacaaatttagCACACGCTGGGTCGCCGAGCTCCTTGCAGTGCTCTGGAgtctaaggacaactcctagccaggccaccggctacatgcctttcttcatggtctatggttccgaggccatcctcctgatagaccttgactatggagcacctaGAATCAGAGCGTATGACGAACAGAGAGCCAAGGCATTCCACGAAGATGCCATGTACCAACTAGATGAAGCCcgcaacatcgccctcctccatttggCCAAGTTCCAGTAG